A region from the Gallaecimonas xiamenensis 3-C-1 genome encodes:
- the folE gene encoding GTP cyclohydrolase I FolE → MTEQLAKHYEAIIRGLGEDPSREGLLKTPERAAKAMQYLTKGYHQSLEELVNGAVFSSDNDELVIIKDIELYSLCEHHLLPFVGRCHIGYLPSGKVLGLSKFARIVDMFARRLQIQENLTREIALAVQEVTGAKGVGVVIEAKHMCMQMRGVEKQNSVMKSSVMLGALRESSDTRKEFLSLLR, encoded by the coding sequence ATGACTGAACAATTGGCTAAGCATTACGAAGCCATTATCCGTGGCCTGGGGGAAGACCCTTCCCGTGAAGGCCTGCTCAAGACCCCCGAGCGTGCCGCCAAGGCCATGCAGTACCTGACCAAGGGCTACCATCAGTCCCTGGAGGAACTGGTCAACGGCGCCGTGTTCAGCTCCGACAACGACGAGCTGGTGATCATCAAGGACATCGAGCTGTACTCCCTCTGTGAGCACCACCTGCTGCCCTTCGTGGGCCGCTGCCATATCGGCTACCTGCCCAGTGGCAAGGTGCTGGGGCTGTCCAAATTTGCCCGCATCGTCGACATGTTTGCCCGCCGCCTGCAGATCCAGGAGAACCTGACCCGCGAAATCGCCCTGGCCGTGCAGGAAGTGACCGGCGCCAAAGGGGTGGGGGTGGTGATCGAAGCCAAGCACATGTGCATGCAGATGCGCGGTGTGGAAAAACAGAACAGCGTCATGAAATCCAGCGTCATGCTGGGTGCCCTGCGCGAGTCTTCGGACACCCGCAAGGAATTCCTCTCCCTGCTTCGCTAA
- the folM gene encoding dihydromonapterin reductase, with protein MTANPVLITGAAQRVGLHLVRRLKERGLPVIMTYRRHREVIDQLTAEGVRCVQADFATDAGIQALADALQGQPLSAIIHNASSWELEPALDAAACHFDAMMQVHAKAPYLLNRHLAPQVQDGGSIIHITDYTVERGSDRHIAYVAAKAALASLTLSFAKQLGPRVRVNAIAPSLIIFNEDDDEAYKAKTLAKSVMGIEPGSDEVWLAVEYLLNSHYVTGRTLHVDGGRHIR; from the coding sequence ATGACGGCCAATCCCGTGCTGATCACCGGCGCCGCCCAGCGCGTCGGCTTGCACTTGGTCCGTCGCCTCAAGGAGCGGGGCCTGCCGGTCATCATGACCTATCGCCGCCACCGGGAGGTGATCGACCAATTGACCGCCGAGGGTGTGCGCTGCGTCCAGGCCGACTTTGCCACGGACGCCGGTATCCAGGCCCTGGCCGATGCCCTGCAGGGCCAGCCCCTTAGTGCCATCATCCATAACGCTTCCAGTTGGGAGCTGGAGCCGGCCCTGGACGCGGCGGCCTGCCACTTTGACGCCATGATGCAGGTCCATGCCAAGGCACCCTACCTGCTCAATCGCCACCTGGCGCCACAGGTGCAGGACGGGGGCAGCATCATCCACATCACCGACTACACCGTAGAGCGGGGAAGTGACAGGCACATTGCCTATGTGGCTGCCAAGGCGGCCCTGGCCAGCCTGACCCTTTCCTTTGCCAAACAGTTGGGTCCGAGGGTCAGGGTTAACGCCATCGCCCCCAGCCTCATCATCTTCAACGAGGATGACGACGAGGCCTACAAGGCCAAGACCCTGGCCAAGTCGGTGATGGGTATCGAACCGGGCAGCGACGAGGTGTGGCTGGCGGTGGAGTACCTGTTGAACAGCCATTACGTTACCGGCCGCACCCTGCACGTGGACGGCGGCCGTCATATTCGCTAA
- a CDS encoding 4'-phosphopantetheinyl transferase family protein — protein sequence MPSLLWCRCPVVELLGDSHPPAAKSAQRLAAQHLGSLLLGRFLGRPVAPDELKRDETGAPWHPEAKVSLSHSGAWVAAAVSDQLLGIDIEVPKSRRPLGAMADWLGWPQQHFYRRWCAYEAAIKTWGRAVAPEQLLWGEKTVTAPGLAPLFLYNCSQSVPLVIASVTKLRPRWQSPILMKAECLIDCGVRG from the coding sequence ATGCCGTCACTTTTGTGGTGCCGTTGCCCAGTTGTTGAACTGCTGGGCGATAGCCATCCCCCCGCCGCGAAATCCGCTCAGCGTCTGGCCGCCCAGCACCTGGGCAGCCTGCTGCTGGGGCGCTTTTTGGGCCGGCCCGTGGCGCCGGACGAGCTGAAAAGGGACGAGACGGGGGCACCCTGGCACCCCGAGGCCAAGGTCAGTCTCAGCCACAGCGGTGCCTGGGTGGCAGCGGCGGTGTCCGACCAATTACTGGGCATTGACATTGAAGTCCCCAAATCCCGCCGGCCCCTTGGCGCCATGGCCGACTGGCTAGGCTGGCCCCAGCAGCATTTTTACCGGCGCTGGTGCGCCTATGAAGCTGCCATCAAAACCTGGGGCAGGGCAGTGGCGCCCGAGCAGCTGCTTTGGGGTGAAAAAACCGTCACAGCGCCGGGGTTGGCGCCGCTTTTCCTCTACAACTGTTCACAATCTGTACCCTTGGTCATTGCGTCTGTCACAAAATTGCGACCACGTTGGCAAAGTCCGATATTAATGAAAGCTGAATGTCTGATAGACTGCGGCGTCCGGGGCTAG
- a CDS encoding beta-ketoacyl synthase chain length factor, with product MTLSFSLVAWSAWSPGLASTEQWRQWHQDGSLGDESAPDLSWVPLAQRRRLSSLTRIQLACAQQVLADDSLPVIFATHHGELHRTFQLLTELGQDEPLSPTHFSLSVHNAAAGLLSILRQDQAPANVVVGGDDCLVLGLLEAAALLGSGTDELVLVVGDQAVPEPYLVFQQGQQRDHALALRIKAGNQVTLTSGQGGCAAPWPLAMQLAGLLAAGASGPLQLTDREWQWQQV from the coding sequence ATGACGCTGTCTTTTTCCCTTGTTGCCTGGTCCGCCTGGAGCCCCGGCCTCGCCAGCACCGAGCAGTGGCGCCAGTGGCACCAAGACGGCAGCCTTGGCGATGAAAGCGCCCCTGACTTGAGTTGGGTGCCCCTGGCCCAGCGCCGCCGCTTGTCCAGCCTGACCCGTATCCAACTGGCCTGTGCCCAGCAGGTGCTGGCTGACGACAGCCTGCCGGTCATTTTTGCTACCCACCACGGTGAGCTGCACCGCACCTTCCAACTGCTGACCGAGCTGGGCCAGGACGAACCCCTGTCTCCCACCCATTTCAGCCTGTCGGTGCACAACGCCGCCGCTGGCCTGCTCAGCATACTGCGCCAGGACCAAGCTCCTGCCAACGTGGTGGTGGGAGGCGATGATTGCCTGGTGCTGGGCCTGCTGGAAGCCGCCGCCCTCCTCGGCAGCGGCACGGACGAGCTGGTGCTGGTGGTGGGGGATCAGGCGGTGCCCGAACCCTACTTGGTATTCCAACAAGGGCAGCAGCGGGACCATGCCCTGGCCCTGCGTATCAAAGCCGGCAACCAGGTGACCTTGACCTCCGGCCAAGGGGGCTGCGCCGCGCCCTGGCCTCTGGCCATGCAACTGGCCGGCCTGCTGGCTGCCGGTGCCAGTGGCCCTTTACAGTTGACCGACAGGGAGTGGCAATGGCAGCAAGTTTGA
- a CDS encoding lysophospholipid acyltransferase family protein, with translation MAASLNRLWRILATGLAFSLFGIGGVCLSLTVFPVISWRYRDTLKRKQVARRVVSASFRFFLNSLQWLGICRYRVGGEVALNAQPAVVVANHPSLLDVVLLIAAMPKADCVVKAGIWKNPFMRGVVRATGYISNANQGEDLIQAAKASLDQGFSLIIFPEGTRTEPNISLNPLTRGAAQLALRTGYPLLPVHLTVEPRTLTKQTAWYQVPARPFLLQAEVGCLIEPQCFATDDPATALSAREMTRHLAAVLKKENNTDDQSGNRTESPDHQCLGA, from the coding sequence ATGGCAGCAAGTTTGAACCGCCTGTGGCGTATCCTGGCCACGGGCCTGGCTTTTTCCCTGTTTGGCATCGGCGGGGTTTGCCTGAGCCTGACCGTGTTCCCGGTGATCAGCTGGCGCTACCGCGACACCCTCAAGCGCAAACAGGTGGCCCGCCGGGTGGTCAGCGCCAGTTTTCGCTTTTTCCTCAACAGCCTGCAATGGCTGGGGATCTGCCGTTATCGGGTCGGCGGTGAAGTCGCCCTCAATGCCCAGCCGGCGGTGGTGGTGGCCAATCATCCGTCCCTGCTGGATGTGGTGTTGCTGATCGCCGCCATGCCCAAGGCCGACTGCGTGGTCAAGGCCGGGATCTGGAAAAACCCCTTTATGCGCGGCGTGGTCAGGGCCACCGGCTATATCAGCAACGCCAACCAGGGCGAGGATCTGATCCAGGCCGCCAAGGCCAGCCTGGACCAGGGCTTTTCCCTCATTATTTTCCCCGAAGGCACCCGCACCGAGCCCAACATCAGCCTCAATCCCCTGACCCGGGGCGCCGCCCAACTGGCGCTGCGTACCGGTTACCCTTTGCTGCCGGTGCATTTGACTGTAGAACCCCGCACCCTGACCAAGCAGACCGCTTGGTACCAGGTGCCGGCCCGCCCTTTTTTGCTGCAGGCTGAGGTAGGATGCCTCATCGAGCCGCAGTGCTTTGCCACTGACGACCCTGCCACCGCCTTGTCGGCCAGGGAAATGACCCGCCATTTGGCGGCGGTACTCAAGAAGGAAAACAACACAGATGACCAATCTGGAAACCGAACTGAAAGCCCTGATCATCAATGCCTTGGAGCTTGA
- a CDS encoding phosphopantetheine-binding protein: protein MTNLETELKALIINALELEDVTVEDIEDEMMLFGDGLGLDSIDALELGLAIQKRYQVKIDANAADTKSHFASVKTLADFIRSQEAA from the coding sequence ATGACCAATCTGGAAACCGAACTGAAAGCCCTGATCATCAATGCCTTGGAGCTTGAGGATGTGACCGTCGAGGACATCGAAGACGAGATGATGTTGTTCGGTGACGGTCTGGGCCTGGATTCCATTGACGCCCTGGAGCTGGGGCTGGCCATCCAGAAGCGATATCAGGTGAAGATCGACGCCAACGCCGCCGACACCAAGTCCCATTTCGCCAGCGTCAAAACCCTGGCTGATTTTATTCGTTCTCAGGAGGCGGCATGA
- a CDS encoding acyl carrier protein, translated as MNREQVFAELKSILVEDFEVDGSAVTGDAHLYSDLDLDSIDAVDLVVKLQDLTGKKIQPEQFKAVRTVDDVVDAVLSLVEAA; from the coding sequence ATGAACCGCGAGCAAGTCTTTGCCGAACTCAAATCCATCCTGGTAGAGGATTTCGAAGTGGATGGCAGCGCCGTGACCGGTGATGCCCATCTTTACAGCGACCTGGATCTGGACTCCATCGACGCCGTTGACCTGGTGGTGAAACTCCAGGACCTGACCGGCAAGAAGATCCAGCCCGAACAGTTCAAAGCCGTGCGCACCGTCGACGACGTGGTGGACGCCGTGCTGAGCCTGGTCGAGGCGGCGTGA
- a CDS encoding AMP-binding protein, which translates to MDFTQSTLMWRQRLAARLAQSGPLFSGPALSGLELARHVAGLATQLRPDERWVIWESDPAAFSVAVLACWQAGAVPVLPGNGQPQTLAAIAAEGLIATQGGSYQGLVLHPFAHLADPQPPQLGELVLFTSGSTGEPKAVPKSLNQLLTELDALEAAFGPLQGEMLATVSHQHIYGFLFRLLWPLMSPGATINRVAIGYPEQLAGLGAQAEGPLLLVSSPAHLERLPAPEVMAPLLGKLVRVFSSGGLLSAQGAAQALTVLGQSPVEVLGSTETGGVAWRQQQNGSAWRPFAGVACALDEDDGLVVEGVVAGGRVAMGDKALFEADGRFHLNGRRDRIVKIEQKRLSLDAMEKALCRQAGVFEARCLLLDGRRQQLGAVLVLDREGRQRLASLGKHPFNQALRQGLLGEFEPVVLPRRWRVVDAFPLNSQGKVTHQALLSLFDDSHDAAFATGT; encoded by the coding sequence GTGGATTTTACACAAAGCACATTGATGTGGCGCCAGCGCCTGGCGGCCCGTCTGGCCCAAAGCGGGCCCCTTTTTAGCGGACCGGCCTTATCCGGTCTGGAGCTGGCGCGCCATGTGGCCGGCCTGGCGACCCAACTGCGCCCCGATGAGCGGTGGGTGATTTGGGAGAGTGACCCGGCGGCCTTCAGTGTCGCGGTGCTGGCCTGCTGGCAGGCTGGCGCCGTGCCGGTACTGCCCGGTAACGGCCAGCCACAGACCCTGGCCGCCATTGCCGCCGAGGGGCTTATCGCCACCCAGGGCGGCAGTTATCAAGGGCTGGTACTGCATCCTTTTGCCCACCTGGCCGATCCCCAGCCCCCCCAGCTTGGCGAGCTGGTGCTCTTTACCTCAGGTAGCACCGGCGAGCCCAAAGCCGTGCCCAAAAGTCTCAACCAGTTGCTGACGGAATTGGACGCCTTGGAAGCGGCCTTTGGCCCTTTGCAAGGGGAGATGCTGGCCACGGTTTCCCACCAGCATATCTACGGTTTTTTGTTCCGGCTGCTTTGGCCCTTGATGAGCCCCGGCGCCACCATCAACCGGGTGGCCATCGGCTATCCCGAACAGCTGGCAGGCCTGGGGGCGCAGGCCGAAGGGCCCTTGCTGCTGGTGTCCAGCCCCGCTCACCTGGAGCGCCTGCCGGCCCCTGAGGTGATGGCGCCCTTGCTCGGCAAGCTGGTGCGGGTGTTTTCCTCCGGTGGGCTGCTGAGCGCCCAAGGTGCGGCCCAGGCCTTGACGGTACTGGGCCAAAGTCCGGTGGAGGTGCTGGGTAGCACCGAAACCGGCGGTGTTGCCTGGCGCCAGCAGCAAAACGGCAGCGCCTGGCGCCCCTTTGCCGGCGTTGCTTGCGCCCTGGACGAGGATGACGGCCTGGTGGTGGAAGGGGTAGTTGCCGGTGGCCGGGTGGCCATGGGTGATAAGGCCCTGTTTGAGGCCGACGGCCGCTTCCACCTCAATGGCCGCCGCGACCGCATCGTCAAGATCGAGCAAAAACGCCTGTCCCTGGACGCCATGGAAAAGGCCCTGTGCCGCCAGGCCGGGGTCTTTGAGGCCCGCTGCCTGCTGCTGGACGGTCGCCGCCAGCAGCTGGGGGCGGTACTGGTGCTGGACAGGGAAGGGCGCCAGCGCCTGGCCAGCCTTGGTAAACACCCGTTCAACCAGGCCCTGCGCCAGGGCCTGCTGGGTGAATTCGAACCTGTGGTACTGCCGCGCCGCTGGCGGGTAGTGGACGCATTTCCCCTTAACAGCCAGGGCAAGGTGACCCACCAGGCCCTGCTTTCCCTTTTCGACGATTCCCATGATGCTGCCTTTGCCACCGGTACTTGA
- a CDS encoding beta-hydroxyacyl-ACP dehydratase translates to MMLPLPPVLERRLDGDALILTLDMVPELAHFQGHFPGNPILPGVAQLDWAARFGAAHFGLSLACKRLEGVKFQALVLPGQVLTLTLCYDAAKGRLHFHFASPRGVHSSGKLALAREAA, encoded by the coding sequence ATGATGCTGCCTTTGCCACCGGTACTTGAGCGCCGCCTTGACGGTGACGCCCTGATACTGACCCTGGACATGGTTCCCGAACTGGCCCATTTCCAAGGCCATTTTCCCGGCAACCCCATTTTGCCCGGCGTTGCCCAGTTGGACTGGGCGGCCCGTTTTGGCGCCGCCCACTTTGGTCTTAGCCTGGCCTGTAAGCGCCTCGAAGGGGTCAAATTCCAGGCCCTGGTGCTGCCGGGCCAGGTGCTGACCCTGACCCTTTGTTACGATGCCGCCAAGGGACGACTGCACTTTCATTTCGCCTCCCCAAGGGGCGTCCATTCCAGCGGCAAACTGGCCCTGGCCAGGGAGGCGGCGTGA
- a CDS encoding glycosyltransferase family 2 protein, whose amino-acid sequence MSFKPCLVVPVYNHGPAAERTVPALLDSGLPLILVDDGSAPDHAQILDRLAAANGAITLVRHSQNQGKGGAVISGLKAAKEAGFSHALQVDADGQHALEDIPRFLAEAQAAPTSLIAGQPLYDGSVPKGRLYGRYLTHVWVWIETLGFHIKDSMCGFRVYPLAATVALLDKVQLGRRMDFDIEVMVRLDWAGVPIKQLKTRVIYPEDGASHFQAWRDNWLISKMHTRLVLGMLWRLPKLLGRKWLKPKHWSAMGERGSRLGMKTLWHAYRLFGRGLFRCLLWPVMAYFFLTGQSRRHSLAYLERLYQSGALASKPGLGLSFRHHLAFGESILDKLAAWAGKVNKGAELRFDGREHLDAIAASGQGALLVGAHLGNLELCRALSDKPMTVLVLTEHAAKFNQLLAEINPAARMNMLEVSQMGPDTAMVLRQRIDAGEMVIMVGDRTSASKAGHTVAADFLGQPAPFPIGPWVLAHVLECPVYLLFCTRQQDHYQVSLEPFAPEGISLERKTRSQALALWAARYSQRLAEHCRRTPLQWFNFFDFWQADKGRRQQDDKQ is encoded by the coding sequence GTGAGCTTCAAGCCTTGCCTGGTGGTGCCCGTCTACAACCATGGCCCCGCCGCCGAGCGTACCGTACCGGCCCTTTTGGATAGCGGCCTGCCCCTTATCCTGGTGGATGACGGCTCGGCCCCGGACCATGCCCAAATTCTGGACCGGCTGGCGGCAGCCAACGGCGCCATCACCCTGGTGCGCCACAGCCAAAACCAAGGCAAGGGCGGCGCCGTCATTTCCGGCTTGAAGGCGGCCAAGGAGGCCGGTTTTAGCCACGCTTTGCAGGTGGACGCCGACGGCCAGCACGCCCTTGAGGACATTCCCCGCTTCCTGGCCGAAGCCCAGGCCGCCCCCACCAGCCTGATTGCCGGCCAGCCTCTGTACGACGGCTCGGTGCCCAAGGGCCGCCTCTATGGCCGCTACCTGACCCATGTCTGGGTCTGGATAGAGACCCTGGGCTTTCATATCAAAGATTCCATGTGCGGCTTTCGGGTCTACCCCCTGGCCGCCACCGTCGCCTTGCTGGACAAGGTGCAGCTGGGCCGGCGCATGGACTTTGATATCGAGGTGATGGTGCGCCTGGACTGGGCCGGGGTGCCCATCAAGCAGCTTAAGACCCGGGTTATCTACCCCGAGGACGGCGCCTCCCATTTCCAGGCCTGGCGCGACAACTGGCTGATCTCCAAGATGCACACCCGCCTGGTGCTGGGTATGCTGTGGCGCCTGCCAAAGCTGTTGGGGCGCAAGTGGCTCAAGCCCAAGCATTGGTCGGCCATGGGCGAGCGGGGCAGCCGCCTTGGTATGAAGACCCTCTGGCATGCCTACCGGCTGTTTGGCCGCGGCCTGTTCCGTTGTCTGCTGTGGCCGGTGATGGCCTATTTCTTCCTTACCGGCCAGAGCCGTCGCCACTCCCTTGCTTACCTGGAGCGGCTCTATCAAAGCGGCGCCCTGGCCAGTAAACCCGGCCTTGGCCTGAGCTTTCGTCATCACCTGGCCTTTGGGGAGTCGATCCTCGACAAGCTGGCCGCCTGGGCCGGCAAGGTCAATAAAGGGGCGGAGCTGCGTTTTGACGGCCGCGAACACCTGGACGCCATCGCCGCCAGCGGCCAGGGCGCTTTGCTGGTTGGGGCGCATCTTGGCAACCTGGAGCTGTGCCGGGCCCTGTCGGACAAACCCATGACGGTACTGGTGCTCACCGAGCACGCCGCCAAGTTCAACCAGTTGCTGGCAGAGATCAACCCGGCTGCGCGGATGAACATGCTGGAAGTGAGCCAGATGGGCCCTGACACCGCCATGGTGCTGCGCCAGCGCATCGACGCTGGTGAAATGGTGATCATGGTGGGGGACCGCACCTCTGCCAGCAAGGCCGGCCACACGGTGGCAGCGGACTTCCTTGGTCAGCCGGCGCCATTCCCCATTGGCCCCTGGGTGCTGGCCCACGTGTTGGAATGCCCGGTCTACCTGCTTTTTTGCACACGCCAGCAAGACCATTACCAGGTTTCCCTTGAGCCTTTTGCCCCAGAGGGCATCAGCCTGGAGCGCAAAACCCGCAGCCAGGCCCTGGCCCTGTGGGCCGCGCGCTACAGCCAGCGGCTGGCCGAGCATTGCCGTCGCACCCCTTTGCAGTGGTTCAACTTTTTCGATTTCTGGCAGGCCGACAAGGGCCGCCGTCAGCAGGATGACAAGCAATGA
- a CDS encoding HAL/PAL/TAL family ammonia-lyase, with product MTVVFGQGSVSLEDINAIARREKAAELDPSPAFRALIDKGAAFLDRLWREEGNIYGVTTGYGDSVTVDVPRELVEALPLNLTRFHGCGLGRHFSLEEGRAIVAARLASLAKGHSGVSWALLERLQWLLAEDVIPVIPAEGSVGASGDLTPLSYVAAALVGERDVYYQGQVRPVAEVLKEKGMAPLTLKPKEGLAIMNGTAVMTALACQAFDQAQGLSAMATRITALMSLALKGNAYHFDQTLFAVKPHPGQGLVAARLRQDLNYQGEQSHSRLQDRYSLRCAPHVIGALEDALPWLRGLIETELNSSNDNPIIDALGEQVLHGGHFYGGHIAMAMDTLKVQVANLADLLDRQLASLVDTKFNNGLPANLTGAQGAERAISHGFKAVQIGASAWTAEALKHCMPASVFSRSTECHNQDKVSMGTIAARDCLRILTLTAQVTAAALLAACQGVWLRERDQELLVTAELRDFVGQVQRLCPPVVADRPLEGALRQLSGQLLDGQWRLYEA from the coding sequence ATGACAGTGGTATTCGGCCAAGGGTCGGTTTCCCTCGAGGACATTAACGCCATAGCCCGCCGTGAAAAGGCGGCGGAGCTGGACCCAAGCCCGGCCTTTCGCGCCCTTATCGACAAGGGCGCAGCCTTCTTGGACCGCCTGTGGCGTGAAGAAGGCAACATCTATGGGGTGACCACCGGCTACGGCGACTCGGTGACCGTGGATGTGCCCCGGGAGCTGGTAGAAGCCCTGCCCCTGAACCTGACCCGTTTTCACGGCTGCGGCCTTGGCCGCCATTTCAGCCTGGAAGAGGGCAGGGCCATCGTCGCGGCGCGTCTGGCGTCCCTGGCCAAGGGCCACTCCGGGGTCAGCTGGGCGCTCCTTGAGCGCCTGCAATGGCTGCTGGCCGAAGACGTGATCCCGGTGATCCCCGCCGAAGGTTCGGTGGGGGCCTCGGGGGATTTGACACCCCTGTCCTACGTGGCCGCTGCCCTGGTAGGGGAGCGGGACGTCTATTACCAGGGCCAGGTGCGCCCGGTGGCCGAGGTGCTCAAGGAAAAGGGCATGGCCCCCTTGACCCTCAAGCCCAAGGAAGGCCTGGCCATCATGAACGGCACCGCCGTGATGACGGCCCTGGCCTGCCAGGCCTTTGACCAGGCCCAGGGGCTGTCGGCCATGGCCACCCGTATCACGGCGCTGATGAGCCTGGCCCTCAAGGGCAACGCCTACCATTTCGACCAGACCCTGTTCGCGGTCAAACCTCATCCCGGCCAGGGATTGGTTGCGGCGCGGCTGCGCCAGGATCTCAACTACCAGGGTGAGCAGAGCCACAGCCGCCTGCAGGACCGTTACTCCCTGCGCTGCGCCCCCCATGTCATTGGCGCCCTGGAAGACGCGCTGCCCTGGCTGCGCGGCCTGATCGAAACCGAACTGAACAGCAGCAATGACAACCCCATCATCGACGCCCTGGGGGAACAGGTGCTGCACGGTGGCCACTTCTACGGCGGCCACATCGCCATGGCCATGGACACCCTCAAGGTGCAGGTGGCCAACCTCGCCGATTTGCTGGACCGCCAGTTGGCGTCTTTGGTGGATACCAAGTTCAACAACGGCCTGCCGGCCAACCTGACCGGTGCCCAAGGGGCGGAGCGGGCCATCAGCCACGGCTTCAAGGCGGTGCAAATTGGCGCTTCCGCCTGGACCGCCGAGGCCCTCAAGCACTGCATGCCCGCCTCGGTCTTCTCCCGCTCCACCGAGTGCCACAACCAGGACAAGGTCAGCATGGGCACCATAGCGGCCCGCGACTGCCTGCGGATCCTGACCCTGACCGCCCAGGTCACGGCGGCGGCGCTGCTGGCGGCCTGCCAGGGGGTGTGGCTAAGGGAGCGAGACCAGGAGCTGCTGGTCACCGCCGAGCTGCGGGATTTTGTCGGCCAGGTACAGCGCCTTTGCCCGCCGGTGGTGGCCGACCGGCCTCTGGAAGGTGCCCTTCGCCAGCTGAGCGGCCAGCTGCTGGACGGTCAGTGGAGGCTCTATGAAGCGTGA
- a CDS encoding acyl-CoA thioesterase: MKREATVEIEVPFHDLDPMNVAWHGNYLKYFELARCALLDTIDYNYPQMEASGYVWPIVDLRVKYVKSAVFAQKLLVTASLSEFHNRLRLDYLVRCKASGAKLTKGYSIQVAVDKQNGEMQFVSPKVLFDKLGEAWPH; the protein is encoded by the coding sequence ATGAAGCGTGAAGCGACGGTGGAAATTGAAGTGCCTTTTCACGACTTGGACCCCATGAACGTGGCCTGGCACGGCAACTACCTCAAGTACTTCGAGCTGGCCCGCTGCGCCCTGCTCGACACCATCGACTACAACTACCCGCAGATGGAGGCCTCCGGTTACGTTTGGCCCATCGTCGATCTGCGGGTCAAGTACGTTAAGTCGGCGGTCTTTGCGCAAAAGCTGCTGGTTACCGCCAGCCTCAGCGAGTTCCACAACCGGCTGCGCCTGGACTACCTGGTGCGCTGCAAGGCCAGTGGCGCCAAGCTCACCAAGGGTTACAGCATCCAGGTGGCGGTGGACAAGCAAAACGGCGAAATGCAGTTCGTCTCCCCCAAGGTGCTCTTCGATAAATTGGGGGAAGCATGGCCGCACTGA
- a CDS encoding outer membrane lipoprotein carrier protein LolA — protein sequence MAALSLALLAMSLAKPAPCGQFEQQKMLPGLSKPLVSPGRYGLRDGALVWHSLSPFESTLIIKGSGLYQQLPGQEPVQLASADNPLVASLASLLPAVIQGDQAALETHFVVSQEAAGLRLVPKDALLKAALEAIDVEGQPPALIRMLEPQGGQTLIQLTPGTCQ from the coding sequence ATGGCCGCACTGAGCCTGGCGCTGCTGGCCATGAGCCTGGCCAAACCGGCCCCCTGTGGCCAGTTCGAACAGCAAAAAATGCTGCCGGGGCTCAGTAAGCCCTTGGTCAGCCCCGGCCGTTACGGCTTGCGGGACGGCGCCCTGGTCTGGCACAGCCTGAGCCCCTTTGAAAGCACCCTGATCATCAAAGGCAGCGGCCTGTACCAGCAGCTGCCGGGGCAAGAGCCGGTGCAGCTGGCCTCCGCCGACAACCCTTTGGTGGCCAGCCTGGCCAGTTTGCTGCCGGCCGTTATCCAAGGGGACCAGGCTGCCCTCGAGACCCACTTTGTGGTGTCCCAAGAGGCGGCCGGGCTGCGCCTTGTGCCCAAGGACGCTTTGCTCAAGGCCGCCCTTGAGGCCATCGACGTGGAAGGCCAGCCCCCGGCGCTTATCCGCATGCTCGAACCCCAGGGCGGCCAGACCTTGATTCAATTGACCCCGGGGACCTGCCAGTGA